The Solanum lycopersicum chromosome 6, SLM_r2.1 genome has a window encoding:
- the LOC101254000 gene encoding agamous-like MADS-box protein AGL92: MNLDERARKVVVEKKLASLCKQAEELSILCDVKVGVVAFRPGETKAFAWPCLTQANATMNEYLACDETQKQHKLFTQVTYLQRKIDAREEYIRKIEQIAEEKEMENLFNQLVMGKSIHELDAREIKGLLKLFDAHKTKLNERKTKLNEHDVDGSDLNQTDAKESNVGEENGGNP, translated from the coding sequence ATGAATCTCGATGAGAGAGCGAGAAAAGTCGttgtagaaaaaaaattagcatcACTTTGTAAGCAAGCAGAAGAACTGTCTATTCTGTGTGATGTAAAAGTCGGTGTGGTTGCTTTTCGTCCTGGGGAAACCAAAGCTTTTGCTTGGCCTTGTTTAACCCAAGCTAATGCCACAATGAATGAGTATTTAGCTTGCGATGAGACCCAAAAACAACATAAGTTGTTCACACAAGTAACATATCTTCAACGAAAAATCGATGCTCGGGAAGAATATATTCGAAAAATAGAGCAAATAGCTGAAGAGAAGGAAATGGAGAACCTATTCAACCAACTTGTTATGGGGAAAAGCATCCATGAATTAGATGCTAGAGAAATTAAAGGTTTGTTAAAGCTATTTGACGCGCACAAGACTAAACTTAACGAGAGGAAGACAAAACTCAATGAACATGATGTAGATGGGAGTGATTTAAATCAAACTGATGCTAAAGAGAGCAATGTTGGAGAAGAAAATGGTGGAAATCCTTAG
- the LOC101252186 gene encoding histone H2B.7-like, whose protein sequence is MAPKAEKKPAEKNPASEKPSDDKAPAEKKPKAGKKLPTKDVGVGIGEKKKKKVKKSSETYKIYIFKVLKQVHPDIGISSKAMGIMNSFINDIFEKLAQESSKLARYNKKPTITSREIQTAVRLVLPGELAKHAVSEGTKAVTKFTSS, encoded by the coding sequence ATGGCTCCTAAAGCAGAAAAGAAGCCCGCCGAGAAGAATCCGGCATCGGAAAAACCTTCCGACGATAAAGCTCCGGCGGAGAAGAAGCCAAAAGCCGGAAAGAAGCTTCCGACGAAGGATGTTGGTGTTGGTATcggagaaaagaagaagaagaaggttaAGAAGAGTTCCGAAACGTATAAGATCTATATATTCAAAGTTCTGAAACAAGTGCATCCTGATATTGGAATTTCAAGCAAAGCGATGGGGATAATGAACAGTTTTATTAACGATATATTTGAGAAATTGGCTCAGGAATCTTCTAAACTTGCGAGGTACAATAAGAAACCTACGATTACGTCTAGGGAAATTCAAACTGCTGTTAGATTGGTATTGCCTGGTGAATTGGCTAAGCATGCTGTTTCTGAAGGAACTAAAGCTGTTACCAAGTTTACAAGctcttaa